A part of Caldilineales bacterium genomic DNA contains:
- a CDS encoding BrnA antitoxin family protein, with translation MEDSYDFSAGRRGAIDPLPHGKTRITIRIDDDVLEWFRGEAHAMDGGNYQSLINHALREYIQSRKQPLEDILLRVVGEELRAKR, from the coding sequence ATGGAAGATAGCTATGACTTCAGCGCCGGCAGGCGTGGAGCGATCGACCCGCTGCCGCACGGCAAAACCCGGATCACGATTCGAATCGATGATGATGTGCTCGAATGGTTTCGCGGCGAAGCACACGCTATGGACGGAGGCAACTATCAGAGCCTCATCAACCATGCGTTACGAGAGTACATTCAGAGTCGCAAACAGCCGTTGGAAGACATCCTGCTTCGGGTGGTGGGCGAAGAACTTCGCGCCAAACGATAA